In Temnothorax longispinosus isolate EJ_2023e chromosome 2, Tlon_JGU_v1, whole genome shotgun sequence, one DNA window encodes the following:
- the Efa6 gene encoding uncharacterized protein Efa6 isoform X2: MPKLASCLSCCLRPFDFFLSGCSERERYDYVEYMALCEVEAGDVILRVNEVDVNRFSTKEVLKCLRLSSDPVTLKLRRDPAVKAHVRRLLSPGQPTKDEGTESSKDVLANNPKNIVASSNVEKKELKKMPVTPEMSIDSPMLTPTPAATTRSNGSCSDASLSSELEALLPPVDHFKEEERTQWEPLSADKFSRQKNTPRFEAYMMTGDLMLNLSRTQQSSNLLPKQHQQRKVDSLRYNPNHQHTTTTITTTSAHHNHNHHHHHHHHHNSVPSSPNETQLAHQHHHHRGSVYKTSSSASTSPVGAARRDGVQSTSGALVQVDPGKNTPSSFGFVRTSRSEDHLQFQKDPSMSAVDIDIDDDVTSSLNTLLDPRPEGLMPNERIVWTYNAPVSSPAVSCCQNGGSSSSSSSSSSSSTSPQRSLSPASPTSVSSSVMSSNSGSRRFPPAQTVPGVSSTPGSHLPANGDFSQSEAISNMSSPDYNDEETMDILSARDIMMVSDPSDSDSTILASEPPQRRLKANPQDAGEHRIVIQVKGPDKETQRNTSPRQARRRGNPIGELGQPVASQNLQRNQPGIPGVPGVITGSVTPECVGYQELKESEDEREALLVGICDEQKGHGSGASPPQSADEESDIESLHSFHYSPKAVDLPSAIRLAKRLYSLDGFKKSDVSRHLSKNNDFSKAVAEEYLRYFNFERDTLDMALRKFLAQFCLTGETQERERVLVHFSKRYLDCNPGSFNSQDAVHTLTCAIMLLNTDLHGQNIGRKMSCSEFIENLSELNDGDNFPREVLKQLYNAIKSFPLEWALDEEGDEATNQAIQQGDGTAAIAGTGNPFLDVPNITGATEFKKGYVMRKCCYDSNGKKTPFGKRGWKMYYCTLRELVLYLHKDEHGFRNDSLHNAIRIHHALATKATDYTKKQHVFRLQTADQAEYLFQTSDSKELQSWIDTINFVCASFSCQPLAGAVGSQRKFQRPLLPCSHTKLNSREQLRDHEDRVNRLETELEEHRRHPPERGAKALTVQNYKEKDAYLHHELKRYKTYAYLLRSRLTFSEMESSLVESSIGEVDEGMLLGLTGVVGNAEGALVPPPVPERPAATNRYSYRTAIYSGGGRNLLNGGNQDYNATGGDVG; the protein is encoded by the exons ATGCCCAAACTCGCATCCTGTCTGTCGTGCTGTTTGCGACCTTTTGACTTCTTTCTGAGTGGATGTTCTGAAAGGGAGAGATATGATTACGTTGAGTACATGGCACTCTGTGAG GTCGAAGCTGGTGATGTCATACTCAGGGTGAACGAAGTTGATGTCAATCGATTCAGTACGAAAgaag TATTGAAATGTCTACGACTGTCTTCAGATCCCGTTACTCTGAAGCTGCGAAGGG atCCTGCGGTGAAGGCTCATGTTCGTCGTCTTCTTTCCCCCGGACAACCTACGAAGGATGAAGGTACAGAATCTTCAAAAGATGTCTTGGCGAACAATCCCAAGAACATCGTCGCTTCCAGCAATGTAGAGAAGAAGGAACTCAAGAAGATGCCAGTCACACCAGAAATGTCCATAGACTCGCCAATGCTGACACCGACGCCTGCAGCGACAACGAGGAGCAACGGCTCGTGCAGCGATGCCTCTCTCTCATCGGAATTAGAGGCACTCTTGCCACCTGTGGACCATTTTAAGGAAGAAGAACGGACCCAATGGGAGCCTCTGTCCGCCGACAAATTCTCACGACAGAAAAATACACCTCG GTTTGAAGCGTACATGATGACCGGTGACCTGATGCTAAATCTCTCCCGCACACAACAGAGCAGTAATCTGCTGCCTAAGCAGCATCAACAGCGAAAGGTGGACTCCCTTAGGTACAATCCCAATCATCAGCACACCACTACCACCATCACCACCACTAGTGCCCACCACAACCAcaatcatcatcatcatcatcaccaTCATCATAACTCGGTACCCAGCAGTCCCAATGAGACCCAGCTGGCACACCAGCACCATCATCATCGAGGAAGCGTCTATAAAACTTCCAGCTCGGCCAGTACATCACCCGTAGGCGCTGCTAGACGCGACGGAGTGCAAAGCACTTCGGGGGCCTTGGTCCAAGTCGATCCGGGCAAGAATACTCCTTCAAGTTTCGGTTTTGTGCGTACTTCGCGATCGGAAGACCATTTGCAGTTCCAGAAAGATCCCTCGATGAGCGCTGTGGATATCGACATCGATGACGATGTTACTTCAAGCCTGAACACGCTGCTAGATCCACGGCCAGAAGGCCTAATGCCAAACGAGCGAATCGTCTGGACTTATAACGCGCCCGTTAGCTCACCAGCTGTTTCCTGCTGCCAAAACGGCGGTTCctcatcttcgtcttcgtcctcATCATCCTCTTCGACGAGCCCACAGCGTTCTCTGTCCCCTGCTTCCCCTACCTCCGTCTCGTCCTCCGTTATGTCCTCCAACTCTGGTTCCCGTAGGTTCCCTCCGGCTCAAACTGTTCCCGGGGTTTCCAGCACCCCGGGAAGTCATCTCCCCGCTAACGGCGATTTCAGCCAGTCGGAGGCCATCAGCAACATGTCCAGTCCCGACTACAACGATGAAGAAACAATGGATATTCTCAGTGCGAGGGATATTATGATGGTCAGCGATCCCAGTGACAGCGATTCCACCATTCTGGCGAGTGAACCACCTCAGAGAAGACTGAAGGCTAATCCTCAGGATGCTGGAGAACATAGAATAGTGATTCAGGTAAAAGGACCTGACAAGGAGACTCAAAGAAACACGAGTCCCAGGCAGGCGAGGAGAAGAGGAAATCCCATTGGGGAACTAGGGCAGCCTGTTGCTTCTCAAAATTTGCAGCGAAATCAACCTGGAATTCCAGGGGTTCCTGGAGTCATCACAGGATCTGTGACACCCGAATGTGTAGGTTATCAG GAATTGAAAGAGAGCGAAGACGAGAGGGAGGCTTTACTTGTTGGAATATGCGACGAACAGAAGGGACATGGAAGTGGCGCGTCGCCGCCGCAATCAGCGGATGAAGAGAGCGATATCGAAAGTTTGCACAGTTTTCACTACAGTCCGAAAGCGGTAGATTTGCCCTCCGCGATCCGACTGGCCAAACGTCTCTATTCCTTAGATGGCTTTAAAAAGTCTGATGTCTCTAGACATCTAAGCAAGAA CAACGATTTTAGCAAAGCTGTGGCGGAGGAGTACCTGCGCTACTTTAACTTTGAACGAGACACACTGGACATGGCTCTCAGAAAATTTCTCGCTCAATTTTGTTTGACAGGAGAGActcaagaaagagagagagtctTAGTACACTTTTCCAAAAGATATTTGGACTGCAATCCCGGTAGTTTCAATTCCCAAG atgcaGTTCACACATTGACTTGCGCGATAATGCTGCTTAATACAGACTTGCACGGTCAAAATATTGGCAGGAAAATGTCGTGCTCAGAATTCATTGAGAATCTGTCGGAGCTCAACGATGGCgataactttccacgcgaagtGCTCAAGCAGCTTTACAATGCCATCAAGTCCTTTCCTCTCGAGTGGGCTCT GGACGAAGAAGGGGATGAAGCGACGAACCAAGCAATTCAGCAAGGCGATGGTACGGCGGCAATCGCCGGGACTGGAAATCCATTTCTCGATGTGCCAAATATTACGGGCGCTACGGAGTTCAAAAAGGGCTATGTTATGCGTAAATGCTGTTATGACTCCAATGGCaaaaaaa CTCCATTTGGCAAACGTGGATGGAAGATGTATTATTGTACATTGCGTGAGCTCGTGCTATACTTGCACAAGGATGAGCACGGCTTCCGTAACGACAGTTTACACAATGCTATACGTATTCATCATGCATTAGCTACTAAAGCGACCGATTATACAAAGAAACAGCATGTTTTTCGGTTGCAGACTGCCGACCAGGCTGAGTATCTCTTTCAGACCAG TGATTCGAAGGAGCTGCAATCATGGATCGATACCATCAATTTCGTATGCGCCAGCTTTTCATGTCAGCCTCTCGCAGGTGCTGTTGGGTCTCAGCGTAAATTCCAGCGTCCATTGCTGCCATGTAGCCATACCAAATTAAATTCT aGAGAACAGTTGCGGGACCATGAAGATAGGGTCAACAGGCTAGAAACAGAACTGGAGGAGCACAGACGGCATCCTCCGGAAAGAGGTGCCAAGGCTCTCactgtacaaaattataagGAAAAAGATGCATATTTGCATCACGAG
- the LOC139808337 gene encoding probable tubulin polyglutamylase TTLL9 isoform X1, translating to MQKISEDSRIIPSETETTKLSSGGKKPCDLKKKQISEDKVVKFRCDFPSTQVEVMLARGWAQIVDPEDTSWHLWWCETGDGLRQALDGDRKKLRPYQRVPHFRNHYELTRKNYLYRNLKRYRKALIRAGKTAEARISDAMPVTFELPSDYRMFVEEYHKQQGATWIVKPVARSRGKGIFLFRKLKDLAEWKSRGAKSQQSGIPTEIYVVQKYIDNPYLVAG from the exons ATGCAAAAGATATCGGAGGATTCACGGATTATCCCTTCGGAGACTGAAACGACCAAATTATCAAGTGGGGGAAAAAAGCCCTgcgacttaaaaaaaaagcagattTCTGAAGATAAAGTTGTCAAATTTCGTTGTGATTTTCCTTCTACGCAAGTTGAAGTAATGTTGGCAAGAGGTTGGGCACAG ATAGTCGACCCCGAAGATACTAGCTGGCACCTGTGGTGGTGCGAAACAGGGGATGGGCTGCGACAGGCGTTGGACGGGGATCGGAAGAAGCTGCGTCCTTACCAGCGGGTGCCGCATTTCCGTAACCACTATGAGCTCACGCGGAAGAACTACCTGTACCGCAATCTCAAACGCTACAGAAAGGCTCTCATAAGGGCTGGAAAAACAGCCGAGGCTCGCATCAGCGATGCCATGCCTGTGACCTTCGAGCTGCCTAGCGACTACCGGATGTTCGTCGAGGAATATcacaa GCAACAAGGAGCTACGTGGATCGTCAAACCAGTAGCGAGATCGCGAGGCAAGGGTATCTTTCTGTTTAGGAAGCTGAAGGATCTTGCGGAATGGAAAAGCAGAGGGGCTAAGTCGCAGCAATCGGGAATTCCAACTGAGATTTATGTCGTTCAAAAATACATAGATAATCCTTATCTCGTCGCAGGTTAA
- the LOC139808337 gene encoding probable tubulin polyglutamylase TTLL9 isoform X2: protein MQKISEDSRIIPSETETTKLSSGGKKPCDLKKKQISEDKVVKFRCDFPSTQVEVMLARGWAQIVDPEDTSWHLWWCETGDGLRQALDGDRKKLRPYQRVPHFRNHYELTRKNYLYRNLKRYRKALIRAGKTAEARISDAMPVTFELPSDYRMFVEEYHKAKIRSTDLCIGDIISSFESVAGQRRFCPFVWPIVRSGKH from the exons ATGCAAAAGATATCGGAGGATTCACGGATTATCCCTTCGGAGACTGAAACGACCAAATTATCAAGTGGGGGAAAAAAGCCCTgcgacttaaaaaaaaagcagattTCTGAAGATAAAGTTGTCAAATTTCGTTGTGATTTTCCTTCTACGCAAGTTGAAGTAATGTTGGCAAGAGGTTGGGCACAG ATAGTCGACCCCGAAGATACTAGCTGGCACCTGTGGTGGTGCGAAACAGGGGATGGGCTGCGACAGGCGTTGGACGGGGATCGGAAGAAGCTGCGTCCTTACCAGCGGGTGCCGCATTTCCGTAACCACTATGAGCTCACGCGGAAGAACTACCTGTACCGCAATCTCAAACGCTACAGAAAGGCTCTCATAAGGGCTGGAAAAACAGCCGAGGCTCGCATCAGCGATGCCATGCCTGTGACCTTCGAGCTGCCTAGCGACTACCGGATGTTCGTCGAGGAATATcacaa GGCGAAAATTCGATCTACGGATTTATGTATTGGTGACATCATTTCATCCTTTGAAAGTGTGGCTGGCCAGAGAAGGTTTTGCCCGTTTGTGTGGCCAATTGTTCGATCTGGAAAACATTGA